ATCTTTATCTCCTTTTGTAAGAGAGGGATTAGTTAAGATATGCACATGTGCCGTTGCAAAATTACTTTATACAAAGTCACTTGCCTTTAGGACTTTAaggattgaaatatttttaagaaattCTAAATTTTGATAAACTTGATTCAAATTTACAAAAGAGAATCCAGCATTTGATTGTTGAATTTTACGCCCCCCCCCCTCTCACATACAAGGACATTCTGTTCTTATTTACATGTCACTATACTATTCCTTAACACACTCTAGCAGCTtgtctttttataaaaaaataataaaatatatgtcTATGGATAAGACATACCTTCTATCCTATAAAACGGAATATACGGATATGGTATACCTTCGTGTATACGATATATTTCCGTATGCGATAAGGAAATCTACAAgatattatggaaaatatcctcACGGGCTGTGATTAACAGAGTCTTACTCGGAGAGGGTTGGGTTTATTCTATGTCGTGCATGGTTCattgtctccgagttctacttgaaAACTAAGGCAACTCACGGTATAAAAGGCACACCCCTTAAGGGGATCATATCATCAAATCATagcgccaacacacccaccatagtttacgaagccggaggACGCGAAGCCTACTCGCCGGGGAATCTCGTCGAACCATCTCGACTAGGATCTCGCCGGTAACGCCGGATTCATCTGTTCTCTGTGTACTCTGTGGTATCCATATCAATatcatataaactggattagtACTATTACCTTATAAGGGGCTTGAACCAGTATAATAATATCTGTGTACTCTCTCTATTTGTCTTGATGTTGTAtcgtgtagatcctcgtaccaataTACCCAATACCCTATTTATCCGGTGCACGGGTATCCCCCGTTGACAATATACAAATActtaaaaatatcatattatcaAAGTAATTTTCATGCTAAATATAACTATATACTGCATACATTCATCAAAACATCataatttaaaagtttttaCTATAGTAAAAAAATCACACTAGTCAACAGTGCCAAGTACTAAAAGAGAATCGAGGGAATAATTGCATTCTGAATTTGTGAACCTCTTGTCTGGAATCTAACTCTATTCTCATATCATTGAAGAAAACAGCCGAGTAACAAGATGATCTCAATGTCAATCATGCTACTACCATTTCATTGAACAAAGCTAGCTAGTAAAATTCActtggcatatatatatatatatacatgcatgtcatCTAGATCTAACCCAGCCGAGCTGATCCTATATATGCATTGCATGCCACGCTAGCTACAAAACACATGGGAAAGTGTTTTCTTTACTGGAGGGGATATCCTCTCGATTCTTACTAGTTATAAAATAacttaaataatttaaaaacaattaatatgatatattaatataaaatatatcactcaAATTTAATTTCCACAAGttataaaaatacaaatataagTGCATgttaactattttcagtttatttttttaatactttATAGAAGTCGAATTCCACCTTGCATTTTTTTAAgtgactagaaaaaatgcccgtgctttgCAATGGGTAAacgttattttaatcttattgttATTATACGGTAATTTCGTTAAGGTGAAATACACTGTGGAAATTCGcctatattttcaaaagcaaacgaagTTAAACattgactcaaatacggatatatatttccaaaagcaaacgaagttaaaaaccgactcatacacatatgacgtaccaaaataccggcaaaaacatcttcaatttttataatagtcgagatatattttatattaatctatgttgttaagttttttttatgtctATTAAAATGGCATGTAAAACACGAAAGGAGGTAATTAACATGGAGGTGTATGATTAATAAAATCCATCTCCAAAACACACTactacacacaaaaaaaaggaactttGTCAGGGGCATGAGTGTGACCTgtaatacatgcatatatatatatatatatatatatatatatatatatatatatatatatatatatatatatatatatatatatatatatatatatatatatatatatatatatatatatatatatatatatatatatatatatatatatatatatatatatatatatacacacacacacacacacacacacacacatgcatgccatGGAAGAGAGGAAATTCAAAAGCaaaaagcatgcatgcatgaagctATAAGCTAGTGCCTAGTATATGTACATGTCGCCATGCAATGCAATAATGCATTGGATCCTTCCTGTCTTTGTCTTGTACGTTAAGTACTTGTCGTAGTTGCTGCACATATATGGGCTAGCTAGCGTGCATGCGTGGCCGTCCGATCGATGGACGGATCGAGATCGCTCGTCGTGGAGCGAGGGCGTGATCGACGCGTATCTTTCGCGTCGTCGTCTCCAACGTAACGGCAACGCACAGTTTTCGTACCACGTCGCCGAcaatatgcatgcatgcgcgcATGTAAATTCCATAAGTGCATCCTATGCATGCAGATGACTGTCAGTCTCTGTCAGTGACATCTCTGAAATTTCAGACTGTAAAATGTTTTGGGTTTTAAATAGATGGTCCCATAATAAGCGTATCTGTCGGTTTCAGGGTCCAAATTTAACCatctgttttatttgaaatattttatgattAGCATTTTTactgttattagatgataaaatatgaatagtgttttatgcataaatttttcaaataagaacgttggacacagaaacttATGGCTGCAATTATAATGGGACGGTGGGAGTACATGGATTATATATCCATATGTTGGTTAGATGGAGAAACGGcgaaaatagtactccctccgtcctaaaatgtaagGGATTTTGGACAGATGGGATATTTTCTAGTACGATGAATCTGGACTATTCTAGGAAGTGTCCCATCcgtttaaaatctcttataatttaggacggagggagtatattatttgcACACACCGTATTAATTACTACTACCACCGTTTTGGATAGAGGCCACAGTATATGTttgccttttttaaaaaagaaaatactgtTGTAGAAAATAATTTTGTTACACATGCATGAGtatataatttgaaaaaaaatacactgATTATTATAGCATATTATccaggaagaaattaaatatttgaaaaataaacttaacaaatagcTTAGAACAAGTTAAACATTCtgagtaaatatatttttagacaTTGAGTATGCAAATAACTAATCCACAACAATAATCGGCCGGCAAATTAAATAGCCGAAAATAACAGGGTTTAAAGTTAATTGGACAATACACCTTCACACGTTAATTAGACAACTCAAGtccaaatttgaaagttttagctttggatggatcgatgcaTGGTACGATTCAGATATTCCTCACATGAAAAATATACTGATTTCTGAAGCTTGGCCGATCGAGTGGCCAGTGTTGTACTATTCTTGGTGATTATCTCAGCCTCTGGGCGATATACATTTAACATTTCTAGGGTGCTGAATAGTAAATTCCAAGTGAAGGATCTGGACAGAGATCTTCACGTTCAGTGGGGCATGCATGCTCAACTCTGAATTAATCACACCGACAACCGAGTATAGTACGTACTTTGTACTCACATGCACGTGTGCTAGCTACtagtatagtatatatatacgttgTACTAGTACATCATAAAACATGGAAAAAGTTCAGTAAAATTATGTTCATTTGTGATAGTTTAGTGCTTAATTAATAGGATTATCAGCCAAGGATTTCTTCGAAACTCAGGATTATAAAAATATAGGAACAAAGAAAATCGTAGAAATAGAATTTTGTTTAGAGGAAGCAGGCaggagctctgctatttcataTTAGGAAAAGAGACACAGAAAGAATTAGTACACGAGCAGCAATCCctgtggctgtgtttagttcacatcaaaattgaaagtttggttgaaattgaaacgatgtgacggaaaagttaaaaatttgtgtgtgtagaaaagttttaatgtgatgaaaatgttagaagtttgaagaattattttggaactaaacacggcgacaGTAAAGAAGAAGGCAAACTCTCAGGCTATAAACTTTTGGCAAACTCAAATTGCCAACCATACCAATGCATACGCGTATACTAGTACAGTACTAGCCATTAGTACAACCTGACCAAATCCAATGCacttttctccctttttccttATTGCAATTTGCAGAGTTCTTTTAAGGGAAGTAGGGGCCAAAATTACGATGGTGGATTGGATTCGACTGAAGACTTTTCTCACAAGTGATGAACTGTTCATGAACAGAAACGGTTACCACCTTGTCTGGATTCTGTAGCTGGCCTTGTGAATTTGATGAACAGCAACAGCGCGTCTGAATTCATGGAGGCGGAGGAAATATCAGAATATTCAGGTCACGGATAAATCATCCATCGATGAGCTTCGATTTGATCGTCAGTCGACGGTAGCTAGCtgccagggtttcccaaaccgccggggTGGGGGTTACCgtgccccggcggtaagcacggttaccgcgcggtaaccgcggtaaccctGAAAAACCATACAAAAtcgtgtaaaatttatcaaaaatttaaattattttttaaatgtatttaaatttaaggaggttaccgcgatatttatattaccgtacccccgcggtaagcccggtaaccgcgcggtaaGAGAAACCCTGCTAGCTGCTGATAGAAgtctgaagaaaagaaaagtaccTGAAGAAGCTCAAACAtgttctcctcttcttcttttttttatcttccaTTTCTGAATTGCTGAAGCTACACggtatctatttttttttacttttctcgATTAGTTATAATCGAGCATAGTGTGTACTTTGTACTCATGCAGTATCCTGGTTCAATGTACACTGTACAGTATAACATAAGGGAAAAAATGCAACACATAACTCATATCAGAACAGGGAGAAAACGCAAAATTGACACAAACTGATCAAATTTGTGAAATGTGATTAGGATATGAAAGACTAATACTCACTAGTCACTACTATCATGCAATCCACCAATCATAATATTGTTTCATGTCCCTTCGAGAATCAGAACCACTGTACTGATCCTGGCATTTCTGCCAAGATAACTGTGGCCTGCATGATCACAGAGGCCTCTGAATAAGAAAGCTGCAGCTGGTGGTTTCCAAGGAAAGCTGCAGAAAATTTTGAGGACATCACTGGCCAAGAGCAGACATCGCAGCATTTCTGGGCCACACAATGTGGCCCACACAGATTTACAAGAAATTGGGCCCACCTTGGCCTGGGCCTATTAGGTGGAGCCCATGTAATGGCAGAGTTGTAAAATGCATATGCAAATTAATTCTCCCTAAGCTTAACTGTAAATGTTTCTGTTATATGGGTGCCCTACCTGGACTGACATGGAAGGATGATCTTTCTTTATCACTTGTGATGATTTGAACTTAAGCTCATTTATTAAGTACTAAAGAAAAGGCCATTTCTTATTTTGAGAAATGTCAATGTCTGCAAGTTCTATGGCCACTGTACCAATAGTCCAATGCACTAACGAGTTAGGTCAATCTCTCATTTCATATTGTGCCATGACCTAACCCATCTATTTTCACTTCACTTTTCCTGCACTTTGCCAAGTTCTATGGCCCATGGAtaatatccaaaaaaaaaaaacctactaCTAATATAATCAGGGATATAACAAGTGGACCAAAGTTTCTTAATTCTCATGGAGAATCAAAGATTATGTTTTCAacgaaaataaaattaaacatataGGCACACAGAAAAATTAAGAAAAGATCAGATTAATTCCTGCCTAATTTTGTTCTGAACTTCAGTTTAATTCCTTTTGTCTCTGCCTAATTCTGCGAGACTTTTGAccactagaaaaaaatatatatattaaaaatgtgCAGCTCAAATCGCGCGCGAACGAAGTGCTTTCCCACCCGCACTCCACTTGCGCGCCACGCCATGGATGAAATCAAATCATCTCATCAAAGTCCAATCCCGCTAGCTCCATCGCCTCCAGTTTAATCATCGATTCAGATCAAGCAGAATCGAATCGATCTCTACTTGCTCTGCTGATTCAGTCAAGGATgagctctgctgctgctgcaaggcgcggcggcggcggccggtggctgCACGCGGCGTGGCTGGCgctcaccggcggcgcggcggagctgtGAGTgatagctagcttagctttgcTCGTTTCTGAATCTTTTCTACTACCTCGATCACCGTGTTTCTTGATCAGGATCACggcggaggaggtcgccggcggcggcggcggagctgtgAGGAGCGGCTCACGCTACGAGCTCGTGAGCACGGAGGAGCCCGACGGCGACGAGACGAGCTGGGAATCGAATCCTGGACCTGCCTCGGAAGCAGCGCTGTTCCTCGTGGCACGTGAAGAGGAtccgaagacgacgacgacgagttcgCCGGAATCCATCTTCGCCTGCGACGAGCTGCGGGTGAGCAGGCCTGAATTCTGGCGCTGGCCCGCGAagaagggcagcggcggcgacggcgagccggcggccgcggtggaGTCCGAGCCGTTCCTgacgcgccgccgcggggcgAAGCGGGTGAACGATGCGGAGATGGAGGATCACCCGTTCAGCTTCGGTCGCCATGGGAGGatggagtcgtcgtcgtcggcggcggcggcggcgttgttgCTGCTGTCTTCTTCAtagccggcggcgagctgatGACTGAAGAAACGCAAGTAGTATCTGAAGAAACCGAAAGatgtttcttctcttttttccatttttcttctttttttgagagagagaagCTAAGGCACTGTTTAGTTTCCAAACCAAAACTTTTcatcctgtcacatcgaatatttgacacatgcatgaagtattaaatatagataaaaaaactaattacacagattgcatgtaaattgtgatACGAATCTCttgagcctaattgctctatgatttgataatataatgctacagtaaacatttgctaataacggattaattaggcctaataaattcgtctcgcagtttacaggtggatctgtaatttgttttgttactagtctacgtttaatattttaaatgtgtgtccgtaaaTCCGATGTAACATGTCAAATTTTGTTATGGGCAAGGCTAAAGGTCTAAAGGATGCTCCATGGTTAAATTGGTTGTTCTAAATTAATGGTTAAGTTGGTTACAGCATACAACACAAAGAATTGATGCAGAAAGATGAGGCAGTTCTACATGTATGGTGATGATAATTTTGGGAAAGAAAAAATCCTTAATTTTCTCTTACGAATTATGGATTATCGCGGACACGATTATCCCTATGCTTTAAATAGTACAGTTTTctcaaaagggaaaaaaaagcttttgtcattggtatttttttttagaaaactttcTTAAATCGATCTTTTAACTTTCTAATACTTACATCGTTCGTTTTTGTGTCCTCGAGTAATTGTCATAAACTCAGTTTCATTCATAATCCATCGTTGGAactctaatactccctccgtcctaaaatacaaatatttttagcataatgacaagtcaaacattttcaacTTTGAGTATTagtaggaaaaataaaaaaaaagatcactcatgtaaaattgatgttactagatttatcattaaacaaactatcataatatatactCTTTTTATTGaaaacattttacttttatagatattgttggtcaaagtagcatctcggaaAACCGTGTCAGAGTCTaataatacttatattttggaatagagtAAGTATGTATTATCATACCTGAAGTCTTAGATTTGTAAAATGCTTGTGAAGGCATGACAAAGAGATTGGAGCTTTTTTACCCAAACTTTATTGGAAGGGATTTATGTGCATTGATACAATTGTTTACATTTAGAAACAattatacttcctctgttctaaaatataatataatcagCGGCGGAGCCAAGGCCCAGCCAGTATGGGCAAGCGCCCCGGCTATGCTGCATACATCCATGCATTAGAACTAAATATGGTGCTTAGCCATTAGCCTAGCTGCACATGCATCATTAGATTGGTATTAATTATCATACTTAGTCATTAGACAGCAGCCCAATTTTACTTCTATCCATGATAAAATGTTATAGGTATTTGTGTTTTCTTGTTAATTTGTTATCCATTGTTAGGTTTGTCCAGgctaaaaaaatttctagatccgccactgaatatagtactccctccattttataatgtaagtcattctaacattttccatatttttattgatgttaatgaatctagacatatatatctatgtatattcattaacatcaatatgaatgtggaaaatactagaatgatttgcattgtgaaacggagaaagtattggATAAAATATATCCCGGTATTAAGAATCCAGTAGGAGGTTGTTATATGGGACATAGAGAGTAGCATTTTTCAGATTCTGGCCCAAAACATGTGGCCCAATCGGCCCAGAGAGATAGAACACAGACAgatagaggaagagagagagaggaggagcggATTTCTCTCTTCGTCTCTCCTCGCACTCGCAGTTTAGTCCGTTTcacgagagggaggagagagaaacgagagagagagagagagagagagagagagaggcattagctcatggaggaggaggggaggaggagctccatTTCCCCTTTTGTTCCCCTGCGCATTCCAAGAAGAGAGCAATCTTTCTCTCTCCCCTGGTACGATCTGTTCCTGTGGCTctccctcccttttttttcttggtgtAATAGGGGCCCAAAtctttgttcttgttcttgccaTGTGATTTCTGGCCTTGAATCTTTAGTGCTAACCGGTTAGGGATTGTGTGATGTTTCGATTGCATTTGGTCCTGTGGTGTCTCATCCTTGAAAGTTTAGAATCTGGTTTATGGATGGATCAACGCTTGGGTGATATTGGAAGCTGCAGAATTATTCTTTCCCCACAAATTACTCATAATAAATGTATATCTATAATCTAAGATGAAACCCCAAGATTCACTGCTTTTGTTCCAGGAGAAAATGTATATTGGTGCATGCTGTGCTGCATGATTTCCATGGAATATATATTGCCTTGCTATGTTAAAACTAAAGgttaacatttttatttttgagaaaCTTAAAGATTGACATTTGAATTCATGCATCTAAGTCTTGGAAACATAATGGATATCATGGTTCTAAAAATCAGTAAATAATGGATATCATGGTTCTAAAAATCGATAAGCATTATTCAGTATTCACTAATCACCCTGATGGTAGTGAGCATACGGTGTAGTCATCAATTATACTGTAAGTTGGTAACAGCCGCCTGTTCCTTGTATGCAACCTAATATACACCCTATTAGACGCGTTTTAGAGCATTTACGGTTATTGACATAATCTCTAGTCTCATAACTTCTTATGTGTAATGGGCTGGAATGCCCAATAATATTCTCAGGTTCAGACTAGCTGCAGGGTTCAAGGACTTAATTTACCTATACATTGTCGTCAGGTTTGTCTGGAATGATGGCGGAGAGCAAGCGGTTCGATACACAGAGCCCAGGCTGCCTTGAAGGCCTGTTCAACTTCCTTGCCCTGAACCAGCGGTTGCAAATGCCGAAGGCGATTGCGTACCGAAAGCACAATGAAGGAAGTAGTAATACACTTAGTAAGGTTCTACATGATTCTATCAGCATTTTCACAGTTTGGAGAACTTAGCATGTCTTTTCAAGGTTTCAGATAGGAGCTCAGTGCCTCAGTGTACATTTTACTTTGCTGTTCATAACTTCATACGTGAAAGATGATCGCAGCTAACTTTGATAACAATGTGCACATCTCTATATTGGTTGTGTAAAGTAATGTATTCCATTGTTTTTATGCCTAAGCAGGAGTAAAAGTTCCAAAGCCCAAAAACCGCTCGGAGAACGATGAGTCTGTTCCGGTATGTACTTGATTTGCATATCTTTTTATGTTACGGGCAAAATAAGAAGCCTCGGTAGATATGAACTGGTGATTAACTGGTGTTTTCCATATTATCAATATATTAGCACAGTAGAAAAATCATAAACATGGTTCAATTGGCACTTTCTCAATCTTTGGGAACCTCAGAACCAGCCCtgatgtttttcaactcaccATTTTCGTGACGATAAGCATGACTGGGTTATCTATAACAAGTTCTCATGTACATAAGACTACTATAAACTGACTGTTGATCTATCCTAATTCTCAGAAGGGGACTAATTCTCCAAAGGCAAAGGTCGGCACATTTATATGGAGGACACTAATGTTCAAGAAGAAAACACTCAAGAAAGATCAAAAGAAGAGCGACTCACCAGCCAACTCCCCATCATCATCACGTTTGACACGCTCCAGATCAATTCATCATTCAAAATGCTTTGAATATGTGGTTCCAGATGAGCTGGCTTCTCAATACCATACCATGATTGAATCAAGCTCCAATGAGGTGGATTCATTTCACAGTGCACCACCGTTGGTGCAGGAGAGTCCTAAAGTTCCCAATTTTCAAGAGTCATGCAAATCTTCTGGTGCCAAACATAGTTTCAATGCAGAAGCACCCTGTGAAACTGTACCTCAGAGCAGTAATGATGAAACTGAAGCCGCCTCTAAGCAGAAGAGTCGTGATGCTGCAACACATCACTCGAAGGAGTTCATGGATTTCCTTGAACTGTTCAATGCGCACAGGGAGCTATTTCTCAAAATTCTTCATGATCCTTCATTATTAGTACCATTGGAAAACCAAGATCAAGAAGCTTCCTCCAGCGGTGCAGTGCCACTGAACAAATCAGATTCGTTCCCAAGGCCAGGAGGATCATCAGGGAAACGTAACCCTATATTTGATCGGAATGACAGTGAGAACAATAGAAGGTCAGAAATCCAAAAGTCACCGTCTAGGTTGAAATCTGACATTGAAACTGCTAAAGTTATTGGTACAAGAATGCCTGATGGTGTTGAAGGCTCATCGGTTTCACTCACAGAATCAAAAAGCCTGAGGAAATCTGGAACCACTTCAAATCGTTTTAAAGTTATTCGTAAAAAGATTAAAGCTGCT
This genomic window from Oryza sativa Japonica Group chromosome 12, ASM3414082v1 contains:
- the LOC4352577 gene encoding uncharacterized protein, with amino-acid sequence MSSAAAARRGGGGRWLHAAWLALTGGAAELITAEEVAGGGGGAVRSGSRYELVSTEEPDGDETSWESNPGPASEAALFLVAREEDPKTTTTSSPESIFACDELRVSRPEFWRWPAKKGSGGDGEPAAAVESEPFLTRRRGAKRVNDAEMEDHPFSFGRHGRMESSSSAAAAALLLLSSS